A window of Acidimicrobiales bacterium genomic DNA:
GTGGTGTGCCGGCGCACGTAGTGGAGCCCCTCGTCCCGGACGAGCGCGTGGGCCAGGGTGGTCTTGCCCGACGCGCTGGGGCCGTCGACGAGGACCAGCCGGCCGGCCCCTTCGCCGGCCGCCGCGAGGCGGGCGCGCCACGTCCCGGCGGCGGCGTGCATGGCGACGAGGTGGTCGTAGGGCCAGCGCAGGACGTCGGCCTCGTCCACGGCCAGCGCCGTCGTGACGACCTCGGCCTCGGTCGCCGACCCGGCGCACACGGCGACGAACGTGCCGACGTCGGCGACCTCGTCCACGTGCACGACCCAGCCGTCCCGCGAGAACGAGCGCCGGGCGGCCACCCCCGGCTCGGGGTCGACCTCCACCGGCCGGCCGCCCAGCCGCTCGCAGGCGTCGACGACGGCCGCCGGGTCGTCGCACCACGACCGCACCTCCACCCCGCTCACCAGCGCAGCTCCAGCTCGAGCTCGTCGCGGATCGGGATCCCGTCGTCGCCGGTCTCCGGGATCTCCGGCTTCAACCGCCGCGACCCGGCGACGGCGCCGACGTGGGCGGCGGCGAGCACCATCCCCCGCCGCTGGTACCACCGGAAGGCGGCCGTGTTGTCGTTGGTGGTGATCAGCCAGAGCCGCCGGCAGCGGCGGCGCCTGGCCTCGGCGGCGGCCGCGGCGAGCAGCGCCGAGCCGGCGCCCCGCCCGGGGACGGCGGCGTGCAGGGTGACGACC
This region includes:
- a CDS encoding GNAT family N-acetyltransferase yields the protein MDDADRVQARTAGAADRGWVEAFLAAHHSARVVSRGRLFHPADLDGLVAEAPGGDRLALLTWRPDGDDLEVVTLHAAVPGRGAGSALLAAAAAEARRRRCRRLWLITTNDNTAAFRWYQRRGMVLAAAHVGAVAGSRRLKPEIPETGDDGIPIRDELELELRW